A single Stutzerimonas stutzeri DNA region contains:
- the waaA gene encoding lipid IV(A) 3-deoxy-D-manno-octulosonic acid transferase: protein MNRTLYTVLFHLALPLILVRLFWRARRAPAYSKRIAERFAIGLPAFEPGGIWVHAVSVGESIAAAPMIRALSARYPQLPITVTCMTPTGSERIRALFGDRVQHCYLPYDLPWAASRFMQRLQPKLAVVMETELWPNHIHQCARRGIPVALANARLSERSARGYARLARLTAPMLAELSLIAAQTEAEAVRFRQLGAREAAVTVTGSIKFDLSIDPALCGQAQALRQQWSACARPIWIGASTHTGEDEILLAAHRQLLSVHPDALLILVPRHPERFGSVYELCRKQGFATVRRSIGEPPLAQTQVLLGDTMGELLFLFALADVAFVGGSLVPTGGHNLLEPAALGKPVLTGPHLFNFLDIAAQLRDAGALQEIDSAPELAAAIEAFWSDPAATAKARDAGYGVLKNNQGALGRLLDGLGRLLGS, encoded by the coding sequence ATGAATCGTACCCTTTATACCGTGCTGTTCCACCTTGCCCTGCCGCTTATCCTGGTGCGGCTTTTCTGGCGCGCTCGGCGTGCTCCGGCCTATTCGAAACGGATTGCCGAGCGTTTCGCGATCGGGTTGCCGGCATTCGAGCCCGGCGGTATCTGGGTACATGCGGTGTCGGTGGGCGAAAGCATCGCCGCCGCACCGATGATCCGGGCGCTCAGTGCGCGTTATCCGCAATTGCCGATTACCGTGACCTGCATGACGCCAACCGGCTCCGAGCGGATTCGCGCGTTGTTCGGCGACAGGGTGCAGCACTGCTACCTACCTTACGATTTGCCGTGGGCCGCGTCGCGCTTTATGCAGCGACTACAGCCGAAGCTGGCCGTGGTGATGGAAACCGAGCTATGGCCCAATCACATCCACCAGTGCGCGCGACGCGGCATCCCCGTGGCGCTGGCCAATGCGAGACTGTCCGAGCGCTCGGCGCGTGGCTACGCACGGCTCGCCCGGTTGACCGCGCCGATGCTGGCCGAATTGAGCCTGATCGCCGCACAGACCGAGGCCGAAGCGGTCCGCTTCCGACAGCTCGGTGCGCGGGAGGCCGCCGTGACGGTCACCGGCTCGATCAAGTTCGACCTCAGCATCGACCCGGCCCTTTGCGGGCAGGCGCAGGCATTGCGCCAGCAATGGAGCGCCTGCGCCCGTCCGATCTGGATCGGCGCCAGCACCCATACCGGCGAGGATGAAATCCTGCTGGCTGCCCACCGCCAGTTGCTGAGCGTGCATCCCGACGCGCTGTTGATTCTGGTGCCGCGTCATCCTGAGCGATTCGGTTCGGTGTACGAGCTGTGTCGCAAACAGGGCTTTGCTACCGTTCGGCGCTCTATCGGCGAGCCGCCGCTGGCGCAGACGCAGGTTTTGCTGGGCGACACCATGGGCGAGCTGCTGTTTCTGTTCGCCCTGGCCGATGTGGCGTTCGTGGGCGGTAGCCTGGTGCCCACTGGCGGACACAATCTGTTGGAGCCTGCCGCGCTCGGCAAGCCCGTACTGACCGGCCCGCATCTGTTCAATTTTCTCGACATCGCCGCTCAGTTGCGGGACGCCGGTGCGTTGCAGGAGATCGACAGTGCACCCGAGCTGGCAGCGGCGATCGAGGCATTCTGGTCCGATCCGGCGGCCACGGCGAAGGCGCGTGATGCAGGCTACGGTGTCTTGAAAAACAACCAGGGCGCGCTGGGGCGGCTCCTGGACGGCCTGGGGAGACTGCTTGGCAGCTGA
- a CDS encoding DMT family transporter, with protein MTGYIYLAIAITAEVIATSSMKALDGFSRPLPLFLVVVGYGISFWMLSLVVKTIPVGIAYAIWAGLGIVLVSVVAALIYRQSLDLPAMLGMAMIVAGVVVIQLFSGSTGH; from the coding sequence ATGACTGGTTATATCTATCTTGCCATCGCCATTACCGCCGAGGTCATCGCAACGTCTTCGATGAAGGCGCTGGACGGTTTCAGTCGGCCGCTGCCGCTGTTCCTGGTCGTCGTCGGCTACGGCATCTCGTTCTGGATGCTCAGCCTGGTCGTCAAGACGATTCCGGTGGGCATCGCCTATGCCATCTGGGCCGGCCTGGGCATCGTCCTGGTCAGCGTGGTGGCCGCACTGATCTATCGGCAGTCGCTCGATCTGCCGGCCATGCTTGGAATGGCCATGATCGTTGCCGGCGTGGTCGTCATCCAGCTGTTTTCGGGCAGTACCGGCCACTAG
- a CDS encoding NAD(P)/FAD-dependent oxidoreductase: protein MSDSLSTDVLIVGGGVAGLWLNARLRRQGYSTLLVDKGALGGGQSVKSQGIIHGGTKYALSGALTGASEAIADMPRRWREALAGGGELDLSGVRVLSDAHYLWSPGTLTGNLTSFFASKAVRSRVGQVKGDQLPPALQDPRFKGKVYRLSELVLDVPSLIARLADLAGPALLKAERIEPLNENGELTGLIVDGRAINAQRIVLTAGAGNAELLSALGLALPAMQKRPLHMVVVKAATLKPLYAHCLGGGTKPRLTVTSHPAADGEWIWYLGGDLAEAQGVARDEATQIAAAKKELADLVPWIDLSSAQWATLRIDRAEPAQSAQARPDNAFLAEQGRLLVGWPTKLALAPDFADRVQAALTRDGIHPRPHPALPDLPPPPVTGPFWTGLLA, encoded by the coding sequence ATGTCCGATTCGCTGAGCACCGATGTCCTGATCGTGGGGGGTGGCGTCGCCGGCCTGTGGCTGAACGCGCGCCTGCGTCGGCAGGGTTATTCGACGCTTTTGGTGGACAAGGGCGCACTCGGCGGCGGGCAGAGCGTGAAATCCCAGGGGATCATCCACGGCGGCACCAAGTACGCATTGAGCGGCGCGCTGACAGGCGCCTCGGAAGCCATTGCCGACATGCCACGCCGCTGGCGCGAAGCACTGGCCGGCGGTGGCGAACTCGATCTTTCCGGCGTGCGGGTGTTGTCCGATGCGCACTATCTCTGGTCGCCCGGCACACTGACCGGCAACCTCACCAGCTTTTTCGCCAGCAAAGCGGTGCGCTCACGGGTTGGCCAGGTGAAGGGCGACCAGCTGCCGCCGGCATTGCAGGACCCGCGTTTCAAAGGCAAGGTCTACCGGCTTAGCGAGCTGGTGCTGGACGTACCCAGCCTCATCGCGCGCCTGGCGGATCTGGCCGGTCCTGCTTTGTTGAAGGCCGAGCGGATCGAGCCGCTCAACGAGAACGGTGAGCTGACCGGGTTGATCGTCGATGGCCGCGCCATCAACGCGCAGCGCATCGTCCTGACTGCCGGGGCGGGCAATGCCGAGTTGCTGTCGGCGCTGGGCCTCGCCCTGCCGGCGATGCAAAAACGCCCGCTGCACATGGTCGTCGTGAAAGCGGCAACGCTCAAGCCGCTCTATGCCCATTGTCTGGGCGGCGGAACAAAGCCGCGCCTGACCGTGACCAGCCATCCAGCCGCGGACGGCGAGTGGATCTGGTACCTGGGCGGCGATCTCGCCGAAGCGCAGGGCGTGGCGCGCGACGAAGCGACCCAGATCGCTGCCGCGAAGAAAGAACTGGCCGATCTGGTGCCCTGGATCGACCTTTCGTCGGCCCAATGGGCCACCCTTCGCATCGATCGCGCAGAGCCGGCCCAATCTGCACAGGCGCGGCCGGACAACGCCTTCCTCGCCGAGCAGGGGCGACTGCTGGTCGGCTGGCCCACAAAACTGGCACTGGCGCCGGACTTCGCTGATCGTGTCCAGGCTGCGTTGACACGCGACGGCATCCACCCTCGGCCGCATCCTGCACTGCCCGACCTGCCGCCCCCTCCCGTCACCGGCCCGTTCTGGACAGGTCTGCTGGCATGA
- a CDS encoding aldo/keto reductase, translating into MKTTLHDLHRPLGNTGLTVSPLGLGTVKLGRDQGVKYPSGFSIPDDTQARHLIGLARDLGINLIDTAPAYGVSEKRLGPLLHGQRDQWVIVSKVGEEFVDGQSHFDFSPAHTRFSVERSLRRLQTDRIDLVLVHSDGRDVEILRDSGVYETLAELKREGKILGYGLSGKTVEGGLLALERGDCAMVTYNLNEQAERPILDYAASHAKGILVKKALASGHVCLESGADPVRASFELLFTHPGVGAAIIGTITPQHLSDNVHTAAAVLSRQQ; encoded by the coding sequence ATGAAGACGACCCTGCACGACCTGCACCGCCCCCTCGGCAACACAGGCCTGACGGTCTCCCCTCTGGGGTTGGGTACCGTCAAGCTGGGCCGCGATCAGGGCGTCAAATACCCCAGCGGATTCAGCATTCCGGACGACACGCAGGCTCGCCACCTGATCGGACTGGCACGCGACCTGGGCATCAACCTGATCGACACCGCACCGGCATATGGCGTCAGCGAAAAACGCCTGGGTCCCCTGCTGCACGGCCAGCGGGACCAATGGGTCATCGTCAGCAAGGTCGGCGAGGAATTCGTCGATGGCCAGTCGCACTTCGATTTCTCCCCCGCCCATACACGTTTTTCCGTCGAACGCAGCCTCCGGCGGTTGCAGACCGACCGGATCGACCTGGTGCTGGTGCATTCCGACGGGCGGGACGTGGAGATTCTGCGCGACAGCGGTGTGTACGAGACGCTTGCCGAGCTCAAGCGCGAGGGCAAGATTCTCGGCTATGGTCTGTCCGGCAAGACCGTCGAGGGCGGCCTGCTTGCGCTCGAGCGGGGCGATTGCGCGATGGTCACCTACAACCTAAACGAACAGGCCGAACGTCCGATACTCGACTACGCTGCAAGCCACGCCAAGGGCATCCTGGTCAAGAAAGCCCTGGCCAGCGGCCACGTCTGCCTGGAATCAGGCGCAGATCCGGTGAGAGCGAGCTTCGAGCTGTTGTTCACCCATCCCGGCGTGGGCGCCGCGATCATTGGCACCATCACCCCGCAACACTTGTCAGATAACGTGCATACCGCTGCAGCCGTTTTGTCCCGACAACAATAA
- a CDS encoding metal ABC transporter ATPase, with protein sequence MPRVLIRKNPTAFKTLPVLVDASPERLRYQSLGRPLNFSEMLERRRAVAIDDPARFSLELANLGVSVRLTLRWQGQEYWVLVRQQRLDRGDVVLKLISGYVPAHELSLPLLTAIQEVAEECLLETPEGWLAGRFGEIWLPAPYQGSLRYREAVHFNLASLSGSARPVQCGQMTLMERPRAYVHLPTASLQLVYDMRLELPKETRELSLFHVDERLEDGKLVAQLDRSRPDLYLIPLDQGRPTDALLTLRKGQPVQASTRGLWLSESFAPQHEWIVRDERIRWRDWIDTTTAAVCR encoded by the coding sequence ATGCCGCGCGTGTTGATCCGCAAGAACCCCACCGCATTCAAGACCCTGCCGGTACTGGTCGATGCCAGCCCGGAGCGGCTGCGTTACCAGAGCCTCGGTCGGCCGCTCAACTTCAGTGAAATGCTCGAGCGGCGCCGAGCGGTCGCAATCGACGATCCGGCACGTTTCAGCCTGGAACTGGCCAACCTCGGCGTATCGGTACGCCTGACGCTCCGCTGGCAGGGACAGGAATACTGGGTGCTGGTACGGCAGCAGCGCCTGGATCGCGGCGATGTCGTTCTCAAGCTGATCTCCGGCTATGTACCGGCTCACGAACTCAGCCTGCCGCTGCTCACGGCCATCCAGGAAGTCGCCGAAGAATGCCTGCTGGAAACGCCTGAAGGCTGGTTGGCCGGTCGCTTCGGGGAAATCTGGCTACCGGCTCCTTATCAGGGCAGCCTGCGTTATCGCGAGGCCGTGCATTTCAATCTGGCTTCGCTGTCCGGATCGGCCCGACCGGTCCAATGCGGCCAGATGACATTGATGGAACGGCCTAGAGCCTACGTTCACTTACCCACTGCTTCGCTACAGTTGGTCTACGACATGCGCCTGGAGCTGCCGAAGGAAACCCGTGAACTGAGCCTGTTTCATGTCGATGAGCGCCTCGAGGACGGCAAGCTGGTTGCGCAGCTGGACCGCAGCCGGCCCGATCTCTACCTGATCCCGTTGGATCAGGGACGACCGACCGATGCGCTGCTGACCCTGCGCAAGGGCCAGCCGGTGCAGGCCAGCACACGCGGACTGTGGCTGTCGGAAAGCTTTGCGCCACAACATGAATGGATCGTGCGGGATGAGCGCATCCGCTGGCGAGACTGGATCGACACGACCACCGCTGCGGTGTGTCGATAA
- the hldE gene encoding bifunctional D-glycero-beta-D-manno-heptose-7-phosphate kinase/D-glycero-beta-D-manno-heptose 1-phosphate adenylyltransferase HldE yields MKLSMPRFDQASVLVVGDVMLDRYWHGGTSRISPEAPVPVVRVDQVEDRPGGAANVALNIAALGAPAALVGVTGVDEAQQSLADSLAAAGVKAHFQALEHQPTIIKLRVMSRHQQLLRMDFEEPFDTDPAALLRQVEGLLDGIRVLILSDYGKGALRNHQALIQAARKRGIPVLADPKGKNFEIYRGASVITPNLGEFEAIVGHCADEAELVTKGAELMQDLELGALLVTRGEHGMTLLRPQHSPLHLPARAREVFDVTGAGDTVISTLAAAIAAGEELPQAVALANLAAGIVVGKLGTACISAPELRRAVQREEGSERGVMTLEQLLTAIEDARAEGEKIVFTNGCFDILHAGHVTYLEQARAQGDRLIVAVNDDGSVSRLKGPGRPINSVDRRMAVLAGLGAVDWVVCFPEDTPEALLAEVKPDVLVKGGDYGVDQVVGAQLVKAYGGVVKVLGLVENSSTTAIVEKIRSR; encoded by the coding sequence ATGAAACTGTCCATGCCCCGATTCGACCAAGCCTCCGTTCTGGTGGTTGGTGACGTCATGCTCGATCGATACTGGCATGGCGGCACGTCGCGGATATCACCGGAGGCGCCTGTGCCCGTGGTGAGGGTCGATCAGGTAGAAGATCGGCCGGGTGGCGCTGCCAACGTCGCGCTGAACATCGCGGCGCTCGGTGCGCCGGCTGCGCTGGTCGGCGTGACCGGAGTGGACGAGGCGCAGCAAAGCCTCGCTGACAGCCTGGCGGCCGCTGGGGTCAAGGCGCATTTCCAGGCCCTTGAGCATCAGCCGACCATCATCAAGCTGCGCGTCATGAGCCGTCACCAGCAACTGCTGCGGATGGATTTCGAGGAACCTTTCGATACCGATCCGGCTGCCTTGCTGCGTCAGGTCGAAGGGCTGCTGGATGGCATCAGGGTGCTGATCCTGTCCGATTACGGCAAAGGTGCGTTGCGCAATCACCAGGCCCTGATTCAGGCCGCCCGCAAGCGTGGCATCCCGGTGCTGGCCGATCCCAAGGGCAAGAACTTCGAAATCTATCGCGGCGCCTCGGTGATCACGCCCAACCTCGGTGAGTTCGAAGCCATCGTCGGGCATTGTGCCGACGAGGCCGAGCTGGTGACCAAGGGCGCCGAACTGATGCAGGACCTTGAGTTGGGTGCGTTGCTGGTGACGCGTGGCGAACACGGCATGACACTGCTGCGCCCGCAGCACTCACCGCTGCATTTGCCGGCGCGCGCGCGCGAAGTGTTTGATGTCACCGGGGCCGGCGACACCGTCATTTCCACCCTGGCCGCCGCCATCGCCGCGGGCGAGGAGTTGCCGCAGGCCGTGGCATTGGCGAATCTTGCCGCGGGTATCGTGGTTGGCAAGCTCGGTACGGCGTGTATCAGCGCCCCCGAGTTGCGTCGCGCCGTGCAGCGCGAGGAAGGCTCGGAGCGGGGCGTAATGACGCTCGAACAGTTGCTTACCGCTATCGAGGACGCCCGTGCCGAAGGCGAAAAAATCGTGTTCACCAATGGCTGCTTCGACATTCTGCATGCAGGTCACGTGACCTACCTGGAGCAGGCTCGTGCTCAGGGCGATCGGCTGATCGTCGCGGTCAACGATGATGGATCGGTGAGCCGTTTGAAAGGGCCTGGGCGTCCGATCAATTCGGTCGATCGGCGCATGGCGGTGCTGGCGGGCCTGGGGGCGGTGGATTGGGTGGTGTGCTTCCCAGAAGACACGCCCGAAGCGCTGTTGGCCGAGGTCAAGCCGGATGTACTGGTAAAAGGTGGCGACTACGGCGTCGATCAGGTGGTCGGAGCGCAGCTGGTCAAGGCGTATGGCGGCGTGGTGAAAGTCCTGGGGCTGGTGGAGAACAGCTCCACCACTGCAATTGTCGAGAAGATCCGCAGCCGCTGA
- the msbA gene encoding lipid A export permease/ATP-binding protein MsbA, whose protein sequence is MSGSPEKAETASSLSLYLRLLRYVLPYWGLFAVSLFGFLIFASTQPMLGYILKFFVDGLNNPDASFFAQVPYLRDQAWLADLKLLQAVPLLIVLIAVMQGIGSFLGNYFLARVSLGLVHDLRVSLFNNLLMLPNRYFDTHNSGHLISRITYNVTMVTGAATDAIKVVVREGMTVIFLFATLLWMNWKLTIVMVAILPVIGVMVSSASKKFRKQSKKIQVAMGDVTHVTSETIQGYRVVRSFGGEAYEQARFLGASRDNTGKQLRMVKTNAIYTPTLQLVIYSAMAVLMFLVLYMRGDSSAGDLVAYITLAGLLPKPIRQLSEVSSTIQKGVAGAESIFEQLDEVPEVDSGVVERERVNGRLEIQGLSFAYPGTDKPVLHDISFTAEPGQMVALVGRSGSGKSTLANLIPRFYHHEHGRILLDGVEVEEYKLRNLRRHIALVTQQVTLFNDTVANNIAYGDLAGAPLEDIQQAARDAYADEFIQQMPQGYQTPVGENGVLLSGGQRQRLAIARALLKNAPVLILDEATSALDTESERHIQGALDHVMTGRTTLVIAHRLSTIEKADLILVMEHGRIVERGTHAQLLAANGAYAGLHANHFKDDDEA, encoded by the coding sequence ATGAGTGGCTCGCCCGAGAAAGCCGAGACGGCCTCCAGTCTAAGCCTTTACCTGCGGTTGCTGCGCTACGTACTCCCCTATTGGGGGCTGTTCGCGGTCAGCCTGTTCGGCTTCCTGATTTTCGCCTCCACCCAGCCGATGCTGGGCTATATCCTCAAGTTCTTCGTCGATGGGCTGAACAATCCGGATGCCAGCTTTTTCGCTCAAGTGCCCTATCTTCGAGATCAGGCCTGGCTGGCCGACCTGAAGTTGCTGCAGGCCGTGCCGCTGCTGATCGTCCTCATCGCCGTCATGCAGGGCATCGGCTCGTTCCTTGGCAATTACTTCCTTGCCCGGGTTTCGCTGGGGCTGGTGCATGACTTGCGTGTATCGCTGTTCAACAATCTGCTGATGCTGCCCAACCGCTATTTCGACACCCACAACTCCGGACACCTGATTTCGCGTATCACCTACAACGTGACGATGGTCACCGGGGCTGCGACGGATGCGATCAAGGTGGTGGTGCGCGAAGGCATGACCGTGATCTTCCTGTTCGCGACGCTGTTATGGATGAACTGGAAGCTGACCATCGTGATGGTGGCGATACTGCCGGTCATTGGTGTGATGGTATCCAGCGCCAGCAAGAAGTTTCGCAAGCAGAGCAAGAAGATTCAGGTCGCGATGGGCGATGTCACCCATGTGACGTCCGAGACCATTCAGGGTTACCGCGTCGTGCGCAGCTTTGGCGGTGAAGCGTACGAGCAGGCCCGCTTTCTGGGCGCCAGTCGGGACAACACCGGCAAGCAGCTGCGCATGGTCAAGACCAATGCGATCTATACGCCGACGCTGCAACTGGTGATCTACAGCGCGATGGCGGTGCTGATGTTCCTGGTGCTCTACATGCGCGGCGACTCATCGGCCGGTGACCTGGTGGCCTATATCACCCTGGCCGGCCTGCTGCCCAAGCCGATCCGCCAGTTGTCTGAGGTGAGTTCGACCATCCAGAAGGGCGTGGCCGGTGCCGAAAGTATCTTCGAGCAACTGGATGAGGTGCCGGAGGTCGATAGCGGCGTGGTGGAGCGTGAGCGAGTCAATGGACGGCTTGAGATCCAGGGGCTTAGCTTCGCCTACCCAGGCACTGACAAGCCGGTGTTGCACGACATCAGCTTCACGGCCGAACCGGGGCAGATGGTGGCGCTGGTCGGCCGCTCGGGTAGCGGCAAGTCGACCCTGGCGAACCTCATACCGCGTTTTTATCATCATGAGCACGGGCGCATTTTGCTGGACGGCGTCGAGGTCGAAGAATACAAGCTGCGCAACCTGCGCCGGCATATCGCCCTGGTGACGCAACAGGTCACGCTGTTCAATGACACGGTCGCTAATAACATCGCCTATGGCGATCTGGCTGGCGCGCCGTTGGAGGATATCCAGCAGGCGGCCCGTGATGCCTATGCCGACGAGTTCATCCAGCAGATGCCCCAGGGCTACCAAACGCCCGTTGGCGAGAATGGCGTGCTGCTTTCCGGCGGTCAACGCCAGCGGTTGGCGATTGCCCGGGCCTTGTTGAAGAATGCGCCGGTGCTGATTCTGGACGAGGCGACGTCCGCGCTTGATACCGAGTCCGAGCGCCACATCCAGGGCGCGTTGGATCATGTGATGACCGGGCGTACCACGCTGGTCATCGCGCATCGCCTGAGCACCATCGAGAAGGCCGATCTGATTCTGGTGATGGAGCATGGGCGTATCGTGGAGCGCGGGACGCACGCGCAGTTGCTGGCGGCCAATGGTGCTTATGCAGGGCTCCATGCCAACCATTTCAAGGATGACGACGAAGCCTAG
- a CDS encoding toluene tolerance protein, giving the protein MHVSQLCQRDLQQLTHNAAVLEADGLGPKVLQLENGQFLKIFRRKRWLSSALLRPYSRRFINNAERLRGLGIATVDVQALYELPDRSASAVLYAPLPGDSLSQLARQPGFSWSPILPELIRFVRELHRKGIYFRSLHLGNIVLTPQGSLGLIDIADMRFLGRSLPNHMVRRNLAHFSRYLEREKFQNAFPFSQFYDVLTGSESSISSSA; this is encoded by the coding sequence ATGCATGTAAGCCAATTATGCCAGCGAGACTTGCAACAGCTCACCCATAATGCGGCGGTTCTCGAAGCGGATGGCCTGGGCCCTAAAGTCCTGCAGCTCGAGAACGGTCAGTTCCTGAAAATCTTCCGTCGCAAGCGCTGGCTCTCTTCCGCACTGCTACGGCCTTACTCGCGCCGCTTCATCAACAACGCAGAACGCCTCCGGGGCCTGGGCATCGCCACGGTGGACGTCCAGGCGCTGTACGAGCTGCCGGACAGGTCGGCCAGCGCGGTGCTGTACGCCCCGCTGCCAGGCGACTCCCTGAGCCAGCTCGCCAGGCAGCCGGGGTTCAGCTGGTCGCCGATACTGCCTGAATTGATCCGCTTCGTACGCGAGTTGCACCGCAAGGGCATCTACTTCCGCTCGCTGCACCTGGGCAATATCGTGCTCACCCCGCAAGGTTCCCTGGGCCTGATCGATATCGCCGATATGCGTTTCCTGGGCCGATCGCTCCCTAACCACATGGTCCGGCGCAACCTGGCGCACTTCAGCCGCTACCTGGAGCGTGAAAAGTTTCAGAACGCCTTTCCGTTTTCACAGTTCTACGACGTCCTGACCGGGTCCGAGTCATCGATCAGCAGTTCCGCGTAG
- a CDS encoding glycosyltransferase, translating to MSIVSIVWSSGKAHASIHQVHEQILTLVADKSEVHTWMLMGREAGRGPGCGQTLHWRLSARALKGRGVWKFSQWWLQRRLAREIERVNPKALLLDGIGVARLIIPVVARLNPGIQVVVVFHGQSRIRRSDPRLFSAIAAHRLKLVAVSGALAESLGAKLGRTVAATRTAMNPHAFKQALLSRDEARMRLGVDSARIVLGAVGRLVEEKGFLPMLDVLSELSRTRADLHLVLVGDGEQRPELESRIRCLGLEPMVTLAGHRQDAAQLYQAFDVMLIPSRSEGLGLVLQEAVLAHVPVVASDLPVFVEQLGLSGIYVSPYDVPGWVAAIEHVLDSDRRLLADEQDRRLAPEDAWEQFCSGYAELLIDDSDPVRTS from the coding sequence TTGAGCATCGTCAGTATCGTATGGTCTTCCGGCAAGGCGCATGCCTCGATCCATCAGGTGCATGAGCAGATTCTTACCCTGGTGGCTGACAAGAGTGAGGTGCACACCTGGATGCTGATGGGCCGAGAGGCCGGGAGGGGGCCAGGCTGCGGGCAGACACTGCATTGGCGGTTGAGCGCGAGGGCGCTCAAAGGCCGGGGCGTCTGGAAGTTTTCGCAGTGGTGGCTGCAGCGGCGCCTCGCCCGGGAGATCGAGCGGGTCAATCCAAAAGCGCTGTTGCTCGATGGCATTGGCGTGGCACGGCTGATCATTCCGGTGGTGGCGAGGCTGAACCCCGGCATTCAGGTCGTCGTGGTGTTCCATGGGCAGAGCCGCATACGCCGCAGCGACCCGAGATTGTTCAGCGCGATCGCTGCGCATCGCCTGAAGCTGGTCGCGGTGTCCGGGGCGCTCGCCGAATCCCTGGGCGCGAAGCTGGGGAGAACGGTAGCCGCTACGCGAACAGCGATGAATCCGCATGCATTCAAGCAGGCACTGCTTTCGCGCGACGAAGCCAGGATGAGGCTGGGCGTTGATAGCGCGAGGATCGTCCTCGGCGCCGTCGGACGGCTGGTCGAGGAGAAGGGCTTTCTACCGATGCTCGATGTGCTGAGCGAGTTGTCGCGTACACGCGCGGACCTCCACCTGGTGCTCGTCGGTGACGGGGAGCAGCGGCCGGAGCTGGAATCACGCATCCGGTGCCTGGGCCTTGAACCCATGGTGACGCTGGCGGGGCATCGTCAGGACGCTGCGCAGCTGTACCAGGCGTTCGACGTAATGCTGATCCCGTCCCGCAGCGAAGGGTTGGGCCTGGTGTTGCAGGAAGCGGTACTGGCGCATGTGCCGGTCGTGGCCAGTGATCTGCCGGTCTTCGTCGAGCAGTTGGGGCTCAGTGGCATTTACGTCTCGCCGTACGATGTGCCCGGCTGGGTCGCCGCCATCGAGCACGTACTCGACTCGGATCGGCGATTGCTCGCCGATGAGCAGGATCGGCGCCTCGCACCGGAGGACGCCTGGGAGCAGTTCTGCAGCGGCTACGCGGAACTGCTGATCGATGACTCGGACCCGGTCAGGACGTCGTAG
- a CDS encoding DUF6625 family protein: MPFFLQTCKRNADIDWLFFSDCGTPDDLPDNVRIVPISFADYCQLVSERLGISFKPTNPYKLCDIKPALGHIHAEHLDGFDFWGFSDIDLVYGQLRGYFSEERLARYDLLSTHARRVSGHLCLLRNNERMRQAFMRVPNWQACFEDPEHRAFDEAAFSRLFIRRKNWPEALRRVADRFNPWRRTSEFNEAFSTPHARVPWLSGGFDFPDCWIWNDGRLTNNQDGARDFPYFHFITWKNAKWSGRSPDLLMQPQDLAARPSWCVTEQGFRTPDGVFTATERRAGTDDSR, from the coding sequence ATGCCGTTTTTCCTGCAGACCTGCAAGCGGAACGCTGACATCGACTGGCTCTTTTTCAGCGATTGCGGAACGCCGGACGACCTTCCGGATAACGTACGGATCGTTCCGATTTCATTTGCTGACTACTGCCAGCTGGTCAGCGAGCGTCTGGGCATCTCCTTCAAGCCAACCAATCCTTACAAGCTCTGCGATATCAAGCCCGCGCTAGGGCATATCCACGCCGAGCATCTGGATGGATTCGACTTCTGGGGGTTCAGCGATATCGATCTCGTCTACGGTCAGCTGCGCGGCTATTTTTCCGAGGAGCGGCTCGCCCGATACGATCTGCTGTCTACCCACGCACGTCGCGTTTCGGGCCATTTATGTTTGCTGCGCAATAACGAGCGTATGCGCCAGGCGTTCATGCGCGTCCCCAACTGGCAGGCCTGCTTCGAAGATCCCGAGCACCGCGCCTTCGACGAAGCGGCGTTCAGCCGATTGTTCATTCGCCGAAAAAACTGGCCCGAGGCGCTTCGGCGGGTGGCCGATCGCTTCAATCCATGGCGTCGAACCAGTGAGTTCAACGAGGCGTTCAGCACGCCGCATGCGCGGGTTCCATGGCTCAGCGGTGGCTTCGATTTCCCCGACTGCTGGATATGGAACGATGGGCGGCTGACCAACAACCAGGATGGTGCGCGAGATTTTCCCTATTTCCACTTCATAACCTGGAAGAACGCCAAGTGGTCCGGCCGCTCCCCGGATCTGCTGATGCAACCTCAGGATCTCGCCGCTCGGCCATCGTGGTGCGTTACCGAGCAAGGGTTTCGCACGCCTGACGGCGTATTTACCGCTACCGAACGGAGAGCGGGTACCGATGACTCACGTTGA